The stretch of DNA ACGATAAAAGTGCTTATCTGAATTGTGACGAGGCCGTTGGTGACAAAGGCTCTGACCGAAGTGCTTTCTTACTTACCCTCTGCGTCTCTGCGCGACATTTTCTCTCTTTATTTGAATGCGTAAAAATAATCTGAAACAGCTTTTAGCCGTTCTCTAATTTTCACTCCTCCTCGTACTTACTATCGGATGAGGAGGAAGAACCACCATTGACGGGCTTTGCCGCGCAGACTCCACGCTTCTTGGCTGAGGCGATGAAATCGAGAAATTCCTGGGCCTCGGTTCCCCACGACGTATTCTTCGATTCTTCAAGAGCCTGAGTGATATTCAGGCCGTTGTGGTAGATCAGGCGGAAGGCCCTCTTGATCTCCAGCCTGTTCTCGGAACTGAATCCGGCACGCTTCAGTCCGACGGCATTGATGCCGGCCACCATGCTCGTACCATAGGCCGAAACAAAGGGAGGAATGTCTTTGGGAAAGCGTTCCCCTCCCCTCACCATACAGAGCCTTCCCACACGCAGGAACTGGTGAAAGACCGATCCTCCTCCGAGTACCGCACCATCCTGCACCTCGACATAGCCGGCCAGCAGGCAGTTATTGGCAATGATGACCCGGTTGCCGATCGAGGCATTGTGACCGAGATGGACGCCGACCATCAGGAAGTTTTTGTCCCCAACCTGCGTCACGCTCCCCTCCTTGGTACCGCGATGGATCGTCACGTATTCACGGATGATATTGTCATCACCGATGAGCACCTCACTCTTGGTGCCAGGCTTGAAATCATAATCCTGCGGATCGGCACCCAAGATGGCTCCGTACCCTATGGTATTACGAACACCCATCCTGACATGTCCCGTGATCACAGCATGAGCCTGGATCCGACACCCTTCACCGATCACGGCCCCCGACTCAATGATGGCCCCCGGCCCAACCTCTACATCGGCGGCAAGTTGGGCAGCGGGATCGACAAAGGCGGATGGATGGATCAGCGGCATTAGGGAAATTATGAATGATGAAGGATGATTTATGAAGGACGAAACGGCACTGGAGAAACCGACGCTGGGAAGTCGAGAGTCGATGCCAAGGATCAGCCTATATCCCTATCTACTTGCGCCCCCTTCAACCCTTGACGGCACTTGCCACCCGGCAAGCCGTGCCGCCCTGACGGGATGCCTTCGGCATTCTACCGCGCCGGTTCCCACCGGCTTGGTTCAACCCTTCAACCCTTCAACCCTTCAACCCTTCAACCCTTCAACCCTTCAACCCTTCAACCCTTCAACCCTTCAACCCTTCAACCCTTCAACCCTTCAACCCTTCAACCCTTCAACCCTTCAACCGTTTTCGCCTTTAGCCTTCATCCTTTCGCCTTTCCCCATCTCCCATCTCCCATCTCCTAAATCAGTCCAGCCTCACGGAAGCTGAAATACGGGGATTGCTCACCCCTCATTGCACCGATGATCACATGGTCAACCAGCGGGATTTGCAAGAGGGCACCGGCTTCAGTAAGTCTGCGGGTCAGGCGACGGTCTGCCTCACTCGGCTGAGGATCTCCCGAGGGATGATTATGCGCGACGGCGATCGCATAGGCCCCCTTGGCAATTGCCGGGCGGAAGATCTCCCGCGGATGCGCAATGCTTTCGTTGAGACTTCCACGGGAGACCTCCTTTTCCTCAAGTAGACCATGACGCGTATCAAGCAGAAGGATCCGCAGCGACTCGTAGGGAAGAGTCTGCAACTCCCCAGCCAGCAGTTCATAGATCACTCCGGCACGATCAACGCGCTGTCTCTCCAACTCGGGACGGGCCATCCTGCGTCCCATCTCAAAGGCGGCTTTGAGTTCGGCAGCCTTTGCGGGTCCCATGCCGGGTAATGAGGAAAGCTCCTCGACTGAACATCCGGCTAGCCGCCTCAGACTGCCCCATTCGGTTAGCAGTGATCTGGCCAGAGAAAGGACATCCAATCCGACCTTCCCCGTCCTCAGGAACAGGGCCAACAACTCCGCATCGGTTAGGACGGCGGCACCATGACTGAAAAGCCGTTCTCGCGGCCTCTCGGCACGGGGAATGTCCCCGAAGCATGAAGAAATCATGAAAGAAACTAGGCCACTCCTCGCAATTCGCAAGGGACACTCACGCGAACGGCTTTAAAAATAATCCCCGCAAAGATATGCGGAGAATGGAAGAGTAAATCTGGAACTCATGAACTCATGAAAAAACATGAGTCGAATTCAAACCATGATCCCCATGAAAGAGGATCAATCGGAAGTTTGCTGCTCCGACTGATGGAATCTTTTATTTCGTTTCTCTCTTCCTGAGTTCCTGAGTTCCAGATTCATCACCTTACTCAGGCAGCAATCCCAGAGAGACCCGCATCTCTTCTTAAGATGCTCTAGGAAAGGGAATCGAGAACTCCTCGCAGATACTCGGTCATGGAATGGAGCGCGGCCGCATGGCGGTTTTCCTGCACCTTTTCCAGTTCGGCATCAGCCTCGTCCACCAGGCTACGAGCGGCCTTCACAGCGGCAGGCAAGGCACCACGGGAGGTAACCAGTTCGACAAGCCGTGAAGGTGAGATCCCCTCTTCGGAGAGAAGCATGGACTGAAGCTCATCCCGCTCCTTGGCAGAGGAGTTCTGAAGGAGCAGCAGAACAGGCAGTGTGAACTTGCCACAGGCAATGTCTGTTCCAAGCGTCTTGCCGATCATCTCCTCGTCTCCGACCAGGTCGATGCAGTCATCGAGTACCTGATAGGCGATTCCGATCTTGTTGCCGTAATTCTTGAGGGCACTGATCACGGAAGGAGAAGCACCACTCAAGAAAGCTCCGAGCTCGCAGGAGACGGCAAACAGTGCGCCGGTCTTCATCTGGACCATCCTGTAGTACTCGGAAAGCGGTATATTCAGGTCGAAACGACGCTGAGTCTGAAGGATCTCTCCCGTGCAGACATCGGCGGCCGCATCGGCGATCCGTCGGGAAATATCGGAGTTTGAAAACTTAGTGGAAAGCCGGAGAGCATGAGCGAACAGCACATCCCCAACCAGAACCGTGAGGGAGTTTCCCCACTTGGCATTAAGGGTCGGTCGGTCACGGCGACGATCGGCTCCATCCATGATATCGTCATGGACAAGACTCGCGATGTGGATCAGTTCCACGATCACCGCCAGATCGACATGATCGGAGACAATCCGTCCGGTGGCCCCTCCTGCGAGAAGAGCGAGGGCAGGACGCAGACGTTTGCCACTTCCGCCGATGGCATACTCGAAATAATGCTCAATGCCCGCATCCACAGCCTTAGATTGCTCATGGATCCTCTCCTCGACAGAGTAAAGATCGGGACCAATCAGCTCGATAGCCTCCGCAAAGGCGGCATTGGATCGCGGGTCAATTTCTTTGGAAGACCATCTTGTGAAATTTTTCACAAGGGAACTTTCGTCGATATACCCCGTATCGTCAACATCGAGCAAAGAAGGATGTTATTTAGGTCTCTGAGGGCCAGCACCCAAGCGGATGGATTCACGGATCACGGGAAACGGGAGAAGACGGCTTCCGCGGACCAGCAATGCCAGCAGCGGATTAGGAATGACTCCGGGTTTATTCCGCTCAATTCCCCGCAGAGCAGCACGAACAACCAGTTTCGCAGGAGTCGCGAGTGCTGGATGGGTGCGATCCATAGCGCGGATGGTCTGACCATTACGGGTGGCGACCTCGAAAAACTCCGTGGGCACAGGCCCGGGAC from Verrucomicrobiota bacterium encodes:
- a CDS encoding polyprenyl synthetase family protein; the encoded protein is MDPRSNAAFAEAIELIGPDLYSVEERIHEQSKAVDAGIEHYFEYAIGGSGKRLRPALALLAGGATGRIVSDHVDLAVIVELIHIASLVHDDIMDGADRRRDRPTLNAKWGNSLTVLVGDVLFAHALRLSTKFSNSDISRRIADAAADVCTGEILQTQRRFDLNIPLSEYYRMVQMKTGALFAVSCELGAFLSGASPSVISALKNYGNKIGIAYQVLDDCIDLVGDEEMIGKTLGTDIACGKFTLPVLLLLQNSSAKERDELQSMLLSEEGISPSRLVELVTSRGALPAAVKAARSLVDEADAELEKVQENRHAAALHSMTEYLRGVLDSLS
- the lpxA gene encoding acyl-ACP--UDP-N-acetylglucosamine O-acyltransferase, encoding MIHPSAFVDPAAQLAADVEVGPGAIIESGAVIGEGCRIQAHAVITGHVRMGVRNTIGYGAILGADPQDYDFKPGTKSEVLIGDDNIIREYVTIHRGTKEGSVTQVGDKNFLMVGVHLGHNASIGNRVIIANNCLLAGYVEVQDGAVLGGGSVFHQFLRVGRLCMVRGGERFPKDIPPFVSAYGTSMVAGINAVGLKRAGFSSENRLEIKRAFRLIYHNGLNITQALEESKNTSWGTEAQEFLDFIASAKKRGVCAAKPVNGGSSSSSDSKYEEE
- the radC gene encoding DNA repair protein RadC, translated to MISSCFGDIPRAERPRERLFSHGAAVLTDAELLALFLRTGKVGLDVLSLARSLLTEWGSLRRLAGCSVEELSSLPGMGPAKAAELKAAFEMGRRMARPELERQRVDRAGVIYELLAGELQTLPYESLRILLLDTRHGLLEEKEVSRGSLNESIAHPREIFRPAIAKGAYAIAVAHNHPSGDPQPSEADRRLTRRLTEAGALLQIPLVDHVIIGAMRGEQSPYFSFREAGLI